The Thalassotalea sp. 273M-4 genome includes a region encoding these proteins:
- the rph gene encoding ribonuclease PH: protein MRPSGRTAGQIRPVTITRQFTAHAEGSVLIEFGDTKVICTATVEEGVPRFMKGQGKGWITAEYGMLPRSTHTRMRREAANGKQSGRTLEISRLIARSLRAAVDLAALGENTITVDCDVIQADGGTRTASISGACVALVDALNHMRAKGILKTNPLKHMIAAVSVGIYEGVAVADLDYPEDSAAETDMNVVMTETGKLIEVQGTAEEAPFTFDEMQEMMQLAKDGIAELFDAQKAALN, encoded by the coding sequence ATGCGTCCAAGCGGCAGAACGGCAGGGCAGATCCGCCCAGTCACCATTACTCGTCAATTTACAGCACATGCCGAAGGTTCGGTACTGATTGAATTTGGCGACACCAAAGTAATTTGTACGGCCACTGTTGAAGAAGGTGTACCTCGCTTTATGAAAGGCCAGGGCAAAGGCTGGATCACTGCAGAATACGGCATGCTACCTCGCTCTACCCATACTCGTATGCGCCGAGAAGCAGCAAACGGCAAGCAAAGCGGACGTACCCTAGAAATTTCTCGTTTAATTGCTCGTTCATTACGAGCCGCAGTGGACTTAGCCGCGCTTGGCGAAAACACCATTACGGTTGACTGTGACGTTATTCAAGCTGACGGCGGCACGCGAACGGCTTCAATTTCCGGAGCATGTGTTGCTTTAGTCGACGCCTTAAACCATATGCGCGCTAAGGGCATATTAAAAACCAACCCACTTAAGCATATGATTGCCGCGGTATCGGTTGGTATTTATGAAGGTGTTGCGGTTGCTGACTTAGATTACCCAGAAGATTCGGCTGCAGAAACCGATATGAACGTGGTGATGACCGAAACCGGAAAATTAATTGAAGTACAAGGTACGGCCGAAGAAGCACCGTTTACGTTTGACGAGATGCAAGAAATGATGCAATTAGCCAAAGACGGTATTGCCGAGCTATTTGATGCCCAAAAAGCGGCCTTAAATTAA